In the genome of Pseudopipra pipra isolate bDixPip1 chromosome 4, bDixPip1.hap1, whole genome shotgun sequence, one region contains:
- the MED28 gene encoding mediator of RNA polymerase II transcription subunit 28 → MAGALGGMFGSQAPGPPPPPGPPGPPGLIPPPAGPRNPNNTLVDELEASFEACFASLVSQDYVNGTDQEEIRTGVDQCIQKFLDVARQTECFFLQKRLQLSVQKPEQVIKEDVSELRNELQRKEALIQKHLSKLRHWQQVLEDISVQHKKPAEMPQGPLAYLEQASANIPAPMKQT, encoded by the exons ATGGCGGGCGCGCTGGGCGGCATGTTCGGCTCCCAGGCCCCGGggccgcctccgccgccggggccgcccggcCCGCCCGGCCTTATCCCGCCGCCCGCGGGGCCGCGCAACCCCAACAACACGCTGGTGGACGAGCTGGAAGCGTCCTTTGAG GCCTGCTTCGCCTCGCTGGTGAGCCAGGACTACGTGAACGGCACGGACCAGGAGGAGATCCGCACCG GTGTCGATCAGTGTATCCAAAAGTTTCTGGATGTTGCAAGACAAACTGAATGCTTTTTTCTACAAAAAAGACTGCAACTATCAGTTCAGAAACCAGAACAAGTAATTAAAGAG GATGTTTCAGAATTAAGAAATGAATTGCAGAGAAAAGAAGCATTAATTCAGAAGCATTTGAGTAAACTGCGACACTGGCAACAGGTCCTGGAAGACATCAGTGTACAGCACAAAAAGCCTGCAGAAATGCCTCAAGGTCCCTTAGCTTACCTGGAACAAGCCTCTGCGAATATTCCTGCTCCAATGAAGCAAACATAA